A genomic region of Mycolicibacterium poriferae contains the following coding sequences:
- the folP gene encoding dihydropteroate synthase: MTPASLSPTTRARAGDGVVNVTDDSFSDGGLFLDRDRAVSHGVELVAQGAAIVDVGGESTRPGATRIDPDVETARVLPVVKQLAQQGITVSIDTMNAGVARAALENGAHIVNDVSGGRADPDMVRVVAEAGVPWVLMHWRSVGAERPHEVPRYADVVAEVRDELLAGVDAAVRGGVDAANVIIDPGLGFAKTAQHNWALLAALPEFVETGVPVLVGASRKRFLGTLLAGPDGQPRPPDGRETATAVVSALAGWHHVWGVRVHDVQASVDALAVVGAWQQAGEQGR, translated from the coding sequence GTGACCCCGGCCAGCCTTTCCCCCACCACCCGGGCCCGTGCAGGTGATGGGGTCGTCAACGTCACCGACGACTCCTTCTCCGACGGGGGGTTGTTCCTCGATCGGGACCGGGCGGTCAGCCATGGTGTCGAGTTGGTTGCCCAGGGTGCGGCCATCGTCGACGTCGGCGGCGAGTCCACCCGCCCCGGTGCCACCCGGATCGACCCCGACGTGGAAACCGCGCGGGTGCTCCCTGTCGTCAAACAGCTTGCCCAGCAGGGGATCACCGTCAGCATCGACACCATGAACGCGGGGGTGGCGCGCGCCGCGCTGGAGAACGGTGCGCACATCGTCAACGACGTCTCGGGCGGCCGGGCCGATCCGGACATGGTCCGGGTGGTCGCCGAAGCCGGTGTGCCCTGGGTGCTGATGCACTGGCGTTCCGTCGGCGCCGAACGCCCACACGAGGTTCCGCGTTACGCGGACGTCGTCGCCGAGGTGCGTGACGAACTGCTCGCCGGCGTGGACGCCGCGGTGCGCGGCGGCGTCGACGCGGCCAACGTGATCATCGACCCGGGTCTGGGTTTCGCCAAGACGGCACAACACAATTGGGCGCTGCTGGCGGCACTGCCCGAGTTCGTCGAGACCGGGGTCCCGGTGTTGGTGGGCGCCTCGCGCAAACGGTTCCTCGGCACGCTGCTGGCCGGTCCCGACGGTCAGCCGCGTCCACCGGATGGCAGGGAGACCGCCACCGCGGTGGTCTCGGCGCTGGCCGGCTGGCATCACGTGTGGGGGGTACGGGTGCACGACGTGCAGGCCTCGGTCGATGCGCTGGCTGTGGTCGGCGCCTGGCAACAGGCGGGGGAGCAGGGGCGTTGA
- the folB gene encoding dihydroneopterin aldolase: MTDRIELRGLRVRGHHGVFDHERRDGQEFVIDITAWLDLDVAAASDDLADTLDYGDLAQRAADIVAGPPRQLIETVAGEIADGVMADERVHAAEVVVHKPGAPIPLEFADVAVVARRSRRGGRGGG; the protein is encoded by the coding sequence TTGACCGATCGGATCGAGCTGCGTGGCCTGCGGGTTCGCGGCCATCACGGCGTCTTCGACCATGAGCGTCGAGACGGCCAGGAGTTCGTCATCGACATCACCGCCTGGCTCGACCTGGATGTGGCGGCGGCCAGCGACGATCTGGCCGACACCCTCGACTACGGGGATCTCGCGCAGCGAGCCGCCGACATCGTCGCCGGTCCGCCCCGTCAGCTGATCGAGACCGTGGCCGGCGAGATCGCCGACGGCGTCATGGCCGACGAACGCGTGCATGCCGCCGAGGTCGTGGTGCACAAACCCGGCGCGCCCATCCCGCTCGAGTTCGCCGACGTGGCGGTGGTCGCACGACGGTCCCGCCGGGGCGGCCGGGGCGGCGGGTGA
- a CDS encoding DUF3180 domain-containing protein: MGLTRKRDLTLAVVVTGLLGYLLVRAVYRYFPPLTLWTGVSLLGLAAVIGGWGFLVRARIRDGEIGVGGGRLHPLAVARSVVIAKASAWMGSVVLGWWLAVVVYLLPRRSELRVAAEDTPGAVVAALCALALIVAGLWLQHCCRSPDDPAEDADPAPN, translated from the coding sequence ATGGGGCTGACCCGCAAGCGCGATCTGACTCTCGCCGTGGTCGTCACCGGGCTGCTGGGTTACCTGCTGGTGCGGGCGGTGTACCGGTACTTCCCACCGCTGACGCTGTGGACCGGGGTGTCGCTGCTGGGGCTGGCTGCCGTCATCGGGGGGTGGGGCTTCCTGGTGCGCGCCCGGATCCGGGACGGCGAGATCGGCGTCGGGGGCGGCCGGCTGCATCCGCTGGCGGTGGCCCGCTCGGTGGTGATCGCCAAGGCCTCGGCGTGGATGGGCAGCGTCGTGCTGGGTTGGTGGCTGGCCGTCGTGGTCTACCTGCTGCCGCGGCGGTCCGAGCTGCGGGTCGCCGCTGAGGACACCCCGGGCGCGGTGGTGGCCGCGCTGTGCGCGCTGGCGCTGATCGTGGCGGGGTTGTGGCTGCAGCATTGCTGCCGCTCTCCCGACGATCCCGCCGAAGACGCCGATCCGGCGCCGAACTGA